In Planctomycetaceae bacterium, one genomic interval encodes:
- a CDS encoding ribonuclease H-like domain-containing protein has translation MTDDRRKKLEDLKRAVGGKIISAADLLKNAPKPRPLPPPPSLPEEPVEEPVADTMGSTLAIGTGSCRRIETDPAEVHNRGGQIVAEFDRVMRGARQRFDELDASPGLCAASDARGEDVLFLRLERSGGAEAPIFLAGMASLRGHDMIIEQFLALEETEEPALLQAIADRLGQASVAVTFDTARSGDVAAFRRRADLHPVSLPDRMPAGLNLRADFRQRYRGQLRSFSLAALEQAFGGRRRKASLDRRAVPEIHRYFIETGDEAPLLRVLKSNREDLLAMVQLLTMLLTGSEPAGE, from the coding sequence ATGACTGACGATCGCCGCAAGAAACTCGAAGACCTCAAACGCGCCGTTGGCGGCAAGATCATATCGGCTGCCGATCTGCTCAAGAACGCGCCCAAGCCGCGGCCGCTGCCGCCGCCGCCGTCCCTTCCGGAAGAACCCGTTGAGGAGCCCGTTGCCGACACGATGGGCAGCACTCTTGCCATTGGCACGGGGTCCTGCCGTCGCATCGAGACCGATCCGGCAGAGGTACACAACCGCGGCGGGCAGATCGTCGCCGAGTTCGACCGCGTCATGCGCGGGGCGCGACAGCGATTTGACGAGCTCGATGCCTCGCCGGGATTGTGTGCGGCCTCCGACGCCCGCGGCGAGGACGTGCTCTTTCTGCGCCTCGAGCGCAGCGGCGGCGCCGAGGCGCCGATCTTCCTGGCCGGCATGGCGTCGCTGCGCGGCCACGACATGATCATCGAACAGTTCCTGGCCCTGGAGGAAACCGAAGAGCCCGCCCTGCTGCAGGCAATCGCTGACAGGCTCGGGCAGGCAAGCGTGGCCGTGACCTTCGACACGGCGCGATCGGGCGACGTGGCCGCCTTCCGCCGGCGCGCCGACCTGCATCCGGTGAGTCTGCCCGACCGCATGCCAGCCGGGCTCAATCTGAGGGCGGATTTTCGCCAGCGCTACCGCGGTCAACTGCGCAGCTTCTCCCTGGCGGCGCTGGAGCAAGCCTTTGGCGGCCGCCGCCGCAAGGCCTCCCTCGACCGCCGGGCCGTGCCCGAGATTCACCGCTATTTCATAGAAACCGGCGACGAGGCCCCTCTGCTGCGCGTGCTCAAGTCTAATCGCGAAGACCTGCTGGCGATGGTTCAACTGCTGACGATGCTCCTGACCGGCAGCGAACCGGCGGGGGAATGA